A single Pseudodesulfovibrio aespoeensis Aspo-2 DNA region contains:
- a CDS encoding tetratricopeptide repeat protein — MQRILMLTLLATAMLLAVACSRERSPGDEDIRRARESYSKGFYLEAEKDYERYLQVEPQGEFRREAWDRLSEIAVTIKADLDRAVVLLEAMYLELGMDEDAAWQIMFQLGDVYAQLGNPVKAIEAFEKCLSHAEDSPRRTYATQLRMARLHRSMGNYDLVAMTLENCADSAVDGSGKARCLYELAQSYSFIGNSNQAKSAIETLLATPDVDEETRVLAVFLLADIYESERDYPEARKLLESILTTYPNPKVVEARLASMPTGPKRNQPPPPEEPEPEFDPDEASSEEGMILPPDEQ; from the coding sequence ATGCAGCGCATACTCATGCTGACACTGCTGGCCACGGCGATGCTCCTCGCCGTGGCCTGCTCGCGCGAACGCTCGCCCGGCGACGAGGACATCCGGCGTGCCCGCGAGTCTTACTCCAAGGGGTTCTATCTTGAGGCGGAGAAGGATTACGAGCGCTATCTTCAGGTGGAGCCCCAGGGCGAGTTTCGCCGCGAGGCCTGGGACAGGCTCAGCGAGATCGCCGTGACCATCAAGGCCGATCTTGACCGGGCCGTGGTCCTGCTCGAAGCCATGTACCTTGAGCTGGGCATGGACGAGGACGCGGCCTGGCAGATCATGTTCCAGCTGGGCGATGTCTATGCCCAGCTCGGCAACCCGGTGAAGGCCATCGAGGCCTTTGAAAAATGCCTGAGCCACGCCGAGGACTCGCCCAGGCGGACCTACGCCACCCAGCTGCGCATGGCCAGGCTCCACCGCTCCATGGGCAACTACGACCTGGTGGCCATGACCCTGGAGAACTGCGCCGACTCTGCCGTGGACGGCTCGGGCAAGGCGCGATGTCTCTACGAGCTGGCCCAGAGCTACAGCTTTATCGGCAACTCCAATCAGGCCAAGAGCGCCATCGAGACCCTGCTGGCCACCCCGGACGTGGATGAGGAAACCAGGGTGCTGGCCGTGTTTCTGCTGGCCGACATCTACGAGAGCGAGCGGGACTACCCCGAGGCCCGCAAGCTGCTTGAGTCCATTCTGACCACCTATCCCAACCCCAAGGTGGTGGAGGCCCGGCTCGCCAGCATGCCCACCGGACCAAAACGGAACCAGCCCCCGCCCCCTGAAGAGCCCGAACCGGAATTCGACCCTGACGAGGCGTCTTCGGAAGAGGGGATGATCCTCCCCCCCGACGAGCAGTGA